Part of the Rhinoderma darwinii isolate aRhiDar2 chromosome 2, aRhiDar2.hap1, whole genome shotgun sequence genome, cctcaatcgcgtcacaggaattccctgtgacgcatccaagggacatccccccttctcatttttccctgaatgctgcagtccgctgtgatcgcagcattcacgggaataacagcggagatgagaggcttcactgatctccgccagcggggctgcggctgtgtaatacagccattgccccgctcctgacaggaagtgcgcgcgcggtcagcatgaggtgatgcggccggcgctgcactaatgagcggcggttcaggcactgaacacagaacatgggtgtgttttgcagcgcgcccgccatgttctgtcttccgtgccgctgctcattagtgcagtgccggccgcatcgcatcatcctgaccccgcgcacttgttgtcaggactcaggagcgcggcaatgactatcacacggccgcagctccgctatcatacattcatgtgttactatactgagctgtgcagccgcacagctcagtatcaaaatacatgaaataacggtatcgaaccgtttggggatgcagagtatcgaaacagtaacgaagtttcgatgcatcgtgcatccctagcccTGAGTGCACcatatagcacctgtgtatgtgtcatgcagaaactcatatacagatgctaataaagatggctgcccccatctttattagtacaaatatatgaataaatacagttatattagggaacattaaagaggctctgtcaccacattctcaaacccctatctcctattgcatgtgatcggcgctgcaatgtagagaacagtaacgtttttgttttttttaaactttcatttttggccaagttatgagctattttatatttatgcaaatgagctttgaaatggacaactgggcgttttttttttcgttatgtccaactgggcgtgtattgtgtttttaactgggcgtgtttatttgtaggacactgaccaatcagtcaccagtcagcgtcatacactcctaaacatctgcacgctcctctcctgaaatattctgtgctgctgtgaactctgctcttaccattacatagctctcagtctgttacctctcctccactcctgtcctcaataacaccttcacatgattggcaagtcaccaccccgcacaagctccgcacgctcatctcctgaaatactctgtgctgccttaaactctgtggacaggtcaggatcctgtttttttaaaatgctgctggggaacccgctcgatccactatataaggatgCGCCTCcaacctcttctgccccagtcacttattcccaagcactgtaaactttcagattggttgcgctgtgaatattcggagaacgtgattggtttatgtgcagggtaacgaACATACAgataagcagtagaagactgaattcaatgaaatgctcatcccttagtcagtcttctactacTAAataactttagaaagcctcatttgcataaatataaaaatggtcataacttggccaaaaatgcttgtttaaaaaaaaacaaaaaacgttactgtaatctacattgcagcgccgatctgctgcaataggagataggggttgcaaaatctgatgacagagcctctttaaacccctcTGTATTTCATATGTAAAGTACACTGGCAGTTAATGGCAGTataaaattattaataataataataataataataataataacaacaacaaccgcTTCAGGATTAAGGTTATGTCATTTCATTTATGACATGAAGATAAAAAAACAGCATACATTACAAGTTACACTTCAATTCACACCACTGATGTCATTGTAAAGTATAACAGGCTTTATTTGTAGTCATATGACCTCGTTTagccaatgaaaaaaaataaaagcataaaaACATTGAAATAGCAAATATATTTAatgacgcacatacatatatgtaaatatgtgtgcttgtatatatatgtatatgcatatGTACACACGCAGACCAATGTGCTTCAAGGAAAGGTATTGTGCTGACACTGCTGAGATCTTCAGCTGATCGTTCTGTCTCACAGTCTCTTTAGCAGAGGATTATTGGTCATCAAAATCTTTGGCAAAATACTGAGTGGAGAGGGCTCCTTAAAATAATCCAGTTCATGTTGAAGCATCAATAGCTCCTGCACATATTGCTTATTACGGGGGTTACGTTGCTGTGCCCATTTTTTGAAGTCATTTTTATTTAGTTCCCCCTAGATGTCCTGGGTATTGTATTGCTGTTTGTGAAGTCCCATTCCAGTCCTCTCAGTTagtaaggcttttttttttgcatcagtaAATAAGAGCAGAATTGAGCACTACACAAGGCTTATAACCCTGCTTATATGGCTGACCCCAGAGTGCCTCATATACCAGGGGGTTAAACCATCACGGCTCTTCGGAGAAGTTCAAGAGGAAGAACGTTCTTCCCTTCATGGTTTGGATGGCTAAGGAGTCTTGGAACCACTGCTATCCTCCTCTGTAGGGCTGCCCTCGCTGCTTTCACTGGAGGGAGGTTCACTGGGTTTAGGGGTGTCTGAGCCATCCTCAAAGGCCTCGGGATTCTCCAACATCTCACGGATCAGCGGAGGCATAGGTCCTGGGATCTCCATTTTCAATGTGATTGCTCGCTCAGCACCTGTGGCAaagataataaaatatttatgtCACAAAGTTTGTTACCTCGTAAACATGTGGTGTTAATTCTTTTATGAAATCCAAGTGACATTTATATTTTAACACATTTAAGATTTGTTGTTTTGTCTAAGATAACAGTTAGCCATATATATAATTTGACCAATTTGATCAATATTAAGCATTCATACAGTGAATTTATGGTGACAAGACAATCATCCGCTACCAATGCACAGCTATCTatgatattgggggcattatataagGTTATAAATTGTATAGAGTCATTTCAGTCATTCATTCTATTACCTTTTGTACTTATTCCGCGTAAATCGGTGATCTTCATAAGCATGCGAGGGAACATGTATGGCTTGTTGGGTCTTCGCCTTCGGGCATAAAATTTAAGGGCCTCCAACAACggctcctggagcttttctacctTTTCTGGCTCTTCCAAGTCCATCCGATCTATGGTACACAATGAGAAAGCAGGAGTTAATACCATGTGCTGTAATCACACAAAGTAGCCCCATCAGTACATTTCTCTTTATGTAGCATGAAGACATCATTTGCATGATTAGAATATTTGTTCGGTTATTTAGCATGATAAGTGGATTAATTAATATGCTATATATCCTTGTAAGCATGGTAATAACCCAAGCCCTAGGGCTTCTTCTATGCTATGAAATATTCAAAACCTTTCATAGAAGTGACATTTCCATATTCAGCCACTCAGGGTCACACCTTTATACTGCCATAGATTACATTGACAGCAGCTTATTCAACATTTTATATGGTGTCGGACAAAAGATATATAGGGAGCGCCTCATTTCTgtaaaggggcagatttactatagcAAATGTTTAAGACACTTTACGGGGAATTGatcaacctttctatgccagttttcttgtCACTTTTGTGGAAAAGGGTGTGGCTTCACAAAAGGGGTGGGGTCACAGCAGCTCGACAAATTTGTTATAATTAATGCCAGAAAaccggcgtaaattatagtagaaATCTATGTCTGCTACTAGCTAGCGTAGAttttactctgtgtggtgtagcaaGGTAGAGACCCGTGCCAGGCCCTGTACCTTGCCCCCTTAGATCGGACTACCCACCCCATAAGACTACCTATAGGATAATGAAATTATGCTCTCCGCTCTTCTCTCCTCTGGGTCCCCTCAGTCCCTCTTAGCATGCTGCAgctcatacaaggtactgacGCTGTGCAGTGTCAGGACGTTGCATGTGATGCGGCACttgagtgctgcgtcgcatataacGCCCTTACGCTGCTCGgcttcaggaccttgtatgagccgtgcGGCACGATGATGGGAGACaaagagcggtgaggtgagtatttacattttttattttatgtctgataGGGGGCCAGCGGGAAGAtatgacagatttattaagagggatGGCAGTCTTAGCAAATCTGCACACTTTTTGCAActtactagacactttttaaaagtgtctaggAAAGCGGACATGGTTAAGTGTAGTCCTAAAATGGCCCAAATTTATTAATGACACGTGCCACAATATTGGGGCAAAATACTTGTCTAAAGTAAGCCAAACAAAAGATAGCGAAAGTTAGAAAAGTGTCTATCACACAGAGTGCACCACTGTGTAAAATTTAGCTCATCTTGTGCCTGTCTCCTCTAGGCTTATGCTGTCTTTATTTTAGACAATATTAATACATCTTCCCCAATGTATTTAAATATTGTAGGTTGTgaaaattactttaaaaaaaaagaaaagaaaaaaagatggtTGTAATACCTCCACAGATTAGGCAGATGGCGCTCAAGAGTCCTGTTTCCGTGTCATCCATTTCCAATGGGAGCAACTGGCCGGCAAAGGCAAAAACCAAGTCTGTGAGAGGACCAAAACCAGCATTGTGCATCTGAGTCCGGTTCAAGGTCAACCCATCTGAAAAAGTCATGGTGTCTTGTTCTGGGGTGTAACGTGTGCAAATTCGTAGCATCTAGAAGAATTAAGGAAGGAAAATCTGTTATATGGTATGTCATTTACTCTACAATGTTCACATAGAAGATGGGTGGGGTATAAGCAATATGGAGTATAATTGTAGACAATGCCTTGTAGgatcagatataaaaaaaattgttgttaaGTCAAGGAAGCGCTGGAGGTTTTTGGTTAAATTAGGTAATTCCTACATTTCAGTGATGTCGCATAGATTTACCCCGTGCACATAACATCAAGAACTGGCGTTAGTAACTTTTGATGTGAGCTCAGTATTACATTCTAATGATGTAAAAGCTGCAGATCTGCatgaaaaatttagagaaaaaaacctagatatatttaaaaaaattctgtttttctgCATGGACATCATGAGTCAAGGATTTGTATGTGCTTAAGCGTTGTAAGACTTTCTCATGCAGATTCTGCAATCATACATTCAGTATTAAAAAGCAAACCTTTGCTAATAAAACTCACAGTCCTAAAAAGGACTGAGACTAATAGTGTGACATTATCTGTATCTGTGCCATGCCATTCATTCGATGAGCTGTGGTGAGTGTCAGTGGTGTGAATGCCCGGGCAggaagtgatacattgtgtgatcaGCAACGCAGGTTAAGATGTCACTCTAGAAATGAAAAACTTCATGAAACTTTGTAGATTGGCAGCAGTATTAGGTTTGGCATTTACAAGAACATTACTTACCAGGATGTCAAGACAAGCGGCTTTCAACAAGGTTATTTGGTCAGCAATGGTCAAAGTGGTGAAGCCAGGCAAGCGTTTGGCAAACTCCACTATCTTAATGATACATTTGGTGGCGAGTTCACTGAATTTATCCCATAGACCAAGATCCAGCTGTATTCTCTGGTCAGCACTGGAATTCTGCAAAAGATATGGAGCTGTTACCAACACAAAACCAACTACAATAGGGTCTATTGTTTTAGATAAGGGCCATTACACCTAAGATAGGGTAAGACATAGGTGTCCTATGACACAGCCCGATATGGgtcgtgaaaacgagcgccgatcaaagagacagctctttaattggcgctcatttgctcctttcaccaggagcaatgattggttatgtatggggacaaatgattgttgctacgatcgttcgtccccatacattgccatcatgttggcagctcatctccctgtgtatgtgctgccgacaacgataatattttatgctgcataaacgagcagatcagccgatgaacgagcatttgctgatCGGTTAATCGTTgcccagggcaatgatcaggaacaagcGTTCACATGAATGcgcgtttgcccaatcattggcccgtgtaaaaaggcctttaggCTGGCTCTTCACATTAAATATCTGTCGTCCAacactcatttgtctctagacaaCACGCCCGATCCATCTTCCACCTAATTTTTGGTGACGGGAAAATGTTGaactgcccccatacacattagatcgtcGTCCGACTTTAATTTAATGTATATGGCTAGCTTTATATGGCTGCTTTGCAAGTGGAGCTAGAGCAGTAGAATTTGCTCATCAAGATCATAGTTTGAGATATTCTCAGAGAGAAAGTACAATAAAATATTGCTGCTCTGGATACAACATTTGAGGATACAACAAAATAAATTCCCAACCAAATCTCTATTGAAGCCATGTAATCCATATGTTCGGCTACTATGACATAGTACTGAAGGTAACTCCAGAAGTAAAGCGGTGGCGGGCTACCCATTACACTAGATGTCATATACAATATAAGAACTAAGCACATTGGGGGAAATTTAGCAAAACGGGCGCAAAGAAAAGTGGAGAAGTTGCCCATAGAAATCAATCAAATTCAATCATCATTTTTCAAAGGCccgttggaaaatgaaagcagcgattggttggttggttgccatgggcaactactccactttttctttgaaccggttttgataaatctcctttGGCTTTTTCCCATAGAGCTAATGTCTCTCATATCTTCTTCTATCTCTTACCGTAGTGTATTTGCCAAGCTGGCAGAGAGAGGGGAAGGTTTCCTGATGAGCTTTGCTGACTTTCTGAATAAGTTCTTCcatctcaggaggcatctcatagTTATCCGGTACCACCACCTCctcttttacttctttttttttcttgtttctgtCATTTCGCACAGCTGTAGAAAACATAATACGGACCATTAATATTAAGTTATTGCGGcccatgtatctgtttgtaatgcTTTGTACAACTCCTAAAAAAACATAATCCATCTCAGGTCTTTGTACAGAACTCTCTCTTTGGTTGCTCACATTATTCCCTGTTAATATTAATTGTAAAGCAATAAACATAAATATATTTTCCCCTAATTACTATATAGTGCGTTCGGAAGGTTTTCAGCCCCTTTTACTTTtcacacattttgttatgttgaggccttgtgctaatataaaacaaaaatcaaGTTCTTCCGCAtc contains:
- the RARG gene encoding retinoic acid receptor gamma isoform X2 translates to MYDCVEAFSLMPRPLYDMSAQGACMLRKAACYGGLDPFGWMQSHSLQSVETQSTSSEEMVPSSPSPPPPPRVYKPCFVCNDKSSGYHYGVSSCEGCKGFFRRSIQKNMVYTCHRDKNCQINKVTRNRCQFCRLQKCFQVGMSKEAVRNDRNKKKKEVKEEVVVPDNYEMPPEMEELIQKVSKAHQETFPSLCQLGKYTTNSSADQRIQLDLGLWDKFSELATKCIIKIVEFAKRLPGFTTLTIADQITLLKAACLDILMLRICTRYTPEQDTMTFSDGLTLNRTQMHNAGFGPLTDLVFAFAGQLLPLEMDDTETGLLSAICLICGDRMDLEEPEKVEKLQEPLLEALKFYARRRRPNKPYMFPRMLMKITDLRGISTKGAERAITLKMEIPGPMPPLIREMLENPEAFEDGSDTPKPSEPPSSESSEGSPTEEDSSGSKTP
- the RARG gene encoding retinoic acid receptor gamma isoform X1, with product MANSSKERLCGSGAPLGHVNGFPPSVYPFAFSGGMRNSPPFEMLANGNFFRNFPTDLPKEMASLSVETQSTSSEEMVPSSPSPPPPPRVYKPCFVCNDKSSGYHYGVSSCEGCKGFFRRSIQKNMVYTCHRDKNCQINKVTRNRCQFCRLQKCFQVGMSKEAVRNDRNKKKKEVKEEVVVPDNYEMPPEMEELIQKVSKAHQETFPSLCQLGKYTTNSSADQRIQLDLGLWDKFSELATKCIIKIVEFAKRLPGFTTLTIADQITLLKAACLDILMLRICTRYTPEQDTMTFSDGLTLNRTQMHNAGFGPLTDLVFAFAGQLLPLEMDDTETGLLSAICLICGDRMDLEEPEKVEKLQEPLLEALKFYARRRRPNKPYMFPRMLMKITDLRGISTKGAERAITLKMEIPGPMPPLIREMLENPEAFEDGSDTPKPSEPPSSESSEGSPTEEDSSGSKTP
- the RARG gene encoding retinoic acid receptor gamma isoform X3, with amino-acid sequence MISPLDITTGSAPAKGGFFRRSIQKNMVYTCHRDKNCQINKVTRNRCQFCRLQKCFQVGMSKEAVRNDRNKKKKEVKEEVVVPDNYEMPPEMEELIQKVSKAHQETFPSLCQLGKYTTNSSADQRIQLDLGLWDKFSELATKCIIKIVEFAKRLPGFTTLTIADQITLLKAACLDILMLRICTRYTPEQDTMTFSDGLTLNRTQMHNAGFGPLTDLVFAFAGQLLPLEMDDTETGLLSAICLICGDRMDLEEPEKVEKLQEPLLEALKFYARRRRPNKPYMFPRMLMKITDLRGISTKGAERAITLKMEIPGPMPPLIREMLENPEAFEDGSDTPKPSEPPSSESSEGSPTEEDSSGSKTP